One Coccinella septempunctata chromosome 8, icCocSept1.1, whole genome shotgun sequence genomic window carries:
- the LOC123319343 gene encoding cyclin-K produces MPGWYYEKKDIRNSPSAQDGLDFDTEMRYRKEGARFIIDTGSKMDLGYNTTATGVVYFHRFYMFHSFRQFPRYVTACCCLFLAGKVEETPKKCKDIIKTARGLLSDEKFATFGFNPKEEVMTLERILLQTIKFDLQVEHPYSYLIKYAKCLKGDKVKLQKMVQMAWTFVNDSLCTTLALQWEPEIIAVALMYLAGKLSKFEVLDWSGRTPRHLRWWDVFVEDVTMDLLEDICHQVLDLYSSQPASVPDSPPPKVQTSTTPNKKPMDQDKLDLNDSSGSAKIQLNDIAPYQYQTFTTAPPPTYPSVYPAPPIQVTPHLTAPPPHISAPPPHIAAPPPAVFPQYVNHPPPFPPVVAAPAPPYYPPAAPSHQNPRPFYQPPPK; encoded by the exons ATGCCTGGCTGGTATTATGAGAAAAAAGATATACGAAACTCTCCATCAGCTCAAGATGGACTTGATTTCGATACTGAAATGCGATATCGAAAAGAAG GAGCTCGTTTCATAATAGATACAGGATCTAAAATGGATCTCGGATATAATACCACAGCTACAGGAGTGGTTTATTTTCATAGATTTTATATGTTTCATTCTTTTCGGCAGTTTCCAAGATATGTCACAGCTTGCTGTTGTCTATTTTTGGCAGGAAAAGTCGAAGAGACTCCAAAGAAATGTAAAGATATAATCAAGACTGCTAGAGGACTTTTGTCGGACGAGAAATTCGCCACATTTGGCTTTAATCCTAAGGAAGAG GTGATGACTTTAGAAAGGATACTCCTACAAACTATCAAATTTGATCTTCAAGTAGAGCATCCttatagttatttaatcaaatATGCCAAATGTCTAAAAGGGGATAAagtaaaattacaaaaaatggTTCAGATGGCTTGGACTTTTGTTAATGACAGTTTATGCACTACATTGGCTTTACAATGGGAACCAGAAATAATAGCAGTAGCTCTAATGTATCTTGCTGGAAAATTGAGTAAATTCGAAGTCCTAGATTGGAGTGGACGGACTCCCAGGCATTTGAGATGGTGGGATGTATTTGTGGAAGATGTCACTATGGATTTATTAGAAGACATATGTCATCAG GTATTAGATTTATATTCATCTCAACCGGCATCAGTACCTGACAGTCCTCCTCCGAAAGTGCAAACCAGCACGACGCCAAATAAAAAGCCAATGGATCAGGATAAACTAGATTTGAACGATAGTTCGGGTAGCGCTAAAATCCAACTGAACGACATTGCCCCCTATCAGTACCAAACATTCACAACAGCTCCCCCTCCCACTTATCCGTCGGTATATCCGGCGCCTCCAATTCAGGTCACCCCTCACCTGACAGCCCCTCCTCCCCACATCTCCGCTCCGCCACCCCATATAGCGGCGCCGCCACCTGCCGTTTTTCCTCAATACGTAAATCATCCTCCTCCATTTCCCCCCGTCGTCGCTGCGCCTGCACCTCCCTATTATCCACCAGCGGCACCTTCTCACCAAAATCCTCGACCTTTTTATCAGCCGCCACCAAAGTGA